The Oceanisphaera avium genome includes a region encoding these proteins:
- the rpsC gene encoding 30S ribosomal protein S3 has protein sequence MGQKVHPNGIRLGITKPFNSTWFANTKDFADNLYSDFQVRQYLKEELKNASLSRIVIERPAKSIRVTIHTARPGVVIGKKGEDVEKLRKHIAKLAGVPAQINISEVRKPELDGQLVADSIASQLERRVMFRRAMKRAVQNAMRIGSKGIKVEVSGRLGGAEIARTEWYREGRVPLHTLRADIDYATSEASTTYGIIGVKVWIFKGEVLGGLPVVEEQAPSKPKRKGRGK, from the coding sequence ATGGGCCAGAAAGTACACCCAAACGGTATTCGCTTAGGGATTACCAAGCCTTTTAATTCGACCTGGTTTGCGAATACAAAGGATTTTGCTGATAACTTATACAGCGATTTTCAAGTTCGTCAGTATCTGAAAGAAGAACTGAAGAATGCATCCCTGTCTCGTATCGTGATCGAGCGTCCTGCGAAGAGCATCCGTGTGACTATTCACACTGCTCGTCCAGGTGTTGTGATCGGTAAGAAGGGTGAAGACGTGGAAAAACTGCGCAAGCACATCGCCAAATTGGCCGGTGTACCTGCACAGATTAACATTTCCGAAGTGCGTAAACCTGAGCTGGATGGTCAGTTGGTAGCGGATTCAATCGCTTCACAACTCGAGCGCCGCGTCATGTTCCGTCGTGCTATGAAGCGTGCGGTACAGAACGCAATGCGTATCGGTTCCAAAGGCATTAAGGTGGAAGTTAGCGGTCGTTTAGGCGGCGCTGAAATCGCGCGTACCGAATGGTACCGTGAAGGTCGTGTGCCACTGCACACCCTGCGTGCCGATATCGACTATGCAACTTCTGAAGCATCTACCACTTACGGCATCATCGGCGTAAAGGTTTGGATATTTAAAGGTGAAGTTCTTGGCGGCCTACCAGTCGTTGAAGAGCAAGCTCCATCTAAACCAAAGCGCAAAGGCCGCGGTAAGTAA
- the rplP gene encoding 50S ribosomal protein L16, protein MLQPKRTKFRKVHKGRNRGVATTGNLISFGTFGLKATTRGRITARQIEAARRAMTRHVKRQGKIWIRIFPDKPITEKPLEVRMGKGKGNVEYWVAQIQPGRVLYEMDGVPESLAREAFALAAAKLPVRTTFVTRTVM, encoded by the coding sequence ATGTTGCAACCAAAACGTACGAAATTCCGTAAAGTCCACAAAGGCCGCAACCGCGGCGTGGCAACCACGGGTAACCTGATTTCTTTCGGTACCTTCGGTCTTAAGGCGACTACTCGCGGACGTATCACTGCTCGTCAAATCGAAGCAGCACGCCGTGCTATGACTCGTCACGTTAAGCGTCAAGGCAAAATCTGGATCCGTATTTTCCCAGACAAGCCGATTACCGAAAAGCCCCTCGAAGTTCGTATGGGTAAGGGTAAGGGTAACGTGGAGTACTGGGTAGCCCAGATCCAGCCTGGTCGCGTTCTGTATGAGATGGACGGTGTACCTGAGTCACTGGCTCGCGAAGCCTTTGCACTGGCAGCGGCTAAGTTGCCAGTTAGGACCACTTTCGTAACTCGGACGGTGATGTGA
- the rpmC gene encoding 50S ribosomal protein L29: MKAQDLREKSVEELNQELLALLHAQFKMRIQASTGQLEQTHNIKTVRRDIARVKTVLNQKAGA; the protein is encoded by the coding sequence ATGAAAGCACAAGATCTGCGTGAAAAGAGTGTTGAAGAACTGAACCAAGAGCTGTTAGCTTTATTGCATGCGCAATTTAAAATGCGTATTCAAGCCAGCACAGGTCAATTGGAACAGACTCACAACATTAAAACTGTACGTCGCGATATCGCACGTGTGAAGACTGTTTTGAACCAAAAGGCAGGGGCGTAA
- the rpsQ gene encoding 30S ribosomal protein S17 — MSESNVRTVQGVVVSDKMEKSIVVAISRFVKHPIYGKYLKRTTKLHVHDENNECSTGDVVTVRECRPLSKTKSWTLVKIIERPVKA; from the coding sequence ATGAGCGAATCTAACGTTCGTACCGTGCAAGGCGTAGTAGTTAGCGACAAGATGGAAAAATCCATTGTTGTAGCGATCAGCCGTTTCGTGAAACACCCCATTTATGGGAAGTATCTGAAGCGCACTACTAAGCTGCACGTACACGATGAAAACAATGAATGTTCTACCGGTGACGTCGTGACTGTTCGCGAATGTCGTCCGCTGTCTAAGACTAAGTCTTGGACATTAGTAAAAATTATCGAGCGTCCGGTTAAAGCCTAA
- the rplN gene encoding 50S ribosomal protein L14 yields MIQMQSMLDVADNSGARSVMCIKVLGGSHRRYAGIGDIIKVTVKEAIPRGKVKKGDVMNAVVVRTRKGVRRADGSVIRFDRNAAVILNSNQQPIGTRIFGPVTRELRNEKFMKIVSLAPEVL; encoded by the coding sequence ATGATCCAAATGCAAAGTATGCTGGACGTGGCCGACAATTCCGGTGCGCGTAGCGTAATGTGTATTAAGGTCCTGGGTGGCTCGCACCGTCGCTACGCCGGAATCGGCGACATCATCAAAGTTACTGTTAAGGAAGCAATTCCTCGCGGTAAAGTAAAAAAAGGTGATGTAATGAATGCGGTGGTCGTACGCACTCGGAAAGGCGTTCGTCGCGCGGACGGCTCAGTCATCCGTTTCGACCGCAACGCGGCCGTGATTTTAAATAGCAATCAACAGCCGATCGGAACTCGTATTTTTGGGCCTGTGACGCGTGAACTTCGTAATGAGAAGTTCATGAAGATTGTTTCACTGGCACCTGAAGTACTGTAA
- the rplX gene encoding 50S ribosomal protein L24, giving the protein MAAKIRRDDEVIILTGKDKGKRGKVTKVLVEAGKVVVAGINLNKKHQKPNPQLGQAGGIIEQEAPLDVSNVALFNSATGKADRVGFRFEDEKKVRFFKSTGELVK; this is encoded by the coding sequence ATGGCAGCTAAAATCCGTCGCGATGACGAAGTCATCATTCTTACTGGTAAAGACAAAGGCAAGCGTGGCAAAGTCACTAAAGTTTTAGTCGAAGCTGGTAAAGTAGTAGTCGCAGGTATTAACCTGAACAAGAAGCATCAGAAGCCAAACCCACAGCTGGGCCAAGCGGGCGGTATTATTGAGCAGGAAGCACCTCTCGACGTTTCAAATGTAGCGTTGTTCAACTCTGCCACTGGCAAAGCTGATCGCGTTGGTTTCCGGTTCGAAGACGAGAAGAAAGTTCGTTTCTTCAAGTCTACCGGCGAACTTGTGAAGTAA
- the rplE gene encoding 50S ribosomal protein L5: MAKLHGYYNETVVKELMSQFGYTSIMQVPRIEKITLNMGVGEALADKKILDNAAADMAAISGQKPLITIARKSVAGFKIREGYPIGCKVTLRGERMWEFLERLISISIPRIRDFRGLNAKSFDGRGNYSMGVKEQIIFPEIDYDKVDRVRGMDITITTSAKSDEEGHALLAAFNFPFRK, encoded by the coding sequence ATGGCGAAACTGCATGGTTACTACAACGAAACTGTAGTAAAAGAGCTGATGAGTCAGTTCGGGTATACGTCTATCATGCAAGTCCCTCGGATTGAGAAAATCACCCTGAACATGGGTGTAGGTGAAGCTTTGGCTGATAAAAAGATCTTGGATAATGCTGCTGCCGATATGGCTGCCATTTCCGGTCAAAAGCCATTGATCACTATTGCTCGTAAATCCGTTGCTGGCTTTAAAATACGTGAAGGCTACCCAATTGGTTGTAAAGTAACACTGCGCGGCGAGCGTATGTGGGAGTTTTTGGAGCGTTTGATCTCTATTTCTATCCCTCGTATTCGAGATTTCCGTGGTCTGAACGCTAAGTCGTTCGACGGCCGTGGTAACTACTCGATGGGTGTGAAAGAGCAAATCATCTTTCCAGAAATCGATTATGACAAAGTAGACCGAGTTCGTGGTATGGATATTACTATCACTACCTCTGCTAAGTCAGACGAAGAAGGCCACGCTTTATTGGCAGCCTTTAACTTCCCATTCCGTAAGTAA
- the rpsN gene encoding 30S ribosomal protein S14, whose translation MAKQSMKAREVKREKLAEKYSAKRFALKEIISSVNSSDEERWDAVLKLQQLPRDASPSRQRNRCNITGRPHGFLRKFGLSRIKVRELMMKGEIPGLKKASW comes from the coding sequence ATGGCAAAGCAATCAATGAAAGCTCGCGAAGTCAAGCGCGAAAAATTAGCTGAGAAATATTCAGCTAAGCGTTTTGCACTGAAAGAAATCATCTCTAGCGTTAATTCTTCTGATGAAGAGCGCTGGGATGCAGTGTTGAAACTGCAGCAATTGCCCCGTGACGCAAGTCCCTCTCGTCAGCGTAACCGCTGCAACATCACAGGCCGTCCGCATGGTTTTCTGCGTAAATTTGGTCTGAGCCGCATTAAAGTGCGTGAACTGATGATGAAGGGTGAAATTCCAGGCCTGAAGAAGGCTTCTTGGTAA
- the rpsH gene encoding 30S ribosomal protein S8, with the protein MSMQDPIADMLTRIRNGQAANKVAVTMPSSKVKKAIAQVLKEEGYIADFNVVGDTKPELEVTLKYFQGEAVVELIQRVSRPSLRIYKKRDELPKVMAGMGVAIISTSKGVMTDRAARKAGMGGEIICYVA; encoded by the coding sequence ATGAGCATGCAAGATCCGATCGCGGATATGCTGACCCGCATCCGCAACGGTCAGGCAGCCAATAAAGTGGCTGTGACTATGCCCTCTTCTAAAGTTAAAAAGGCAATTGCCCAAGTACTTAAAGAAGAAGGTTATATTGCTGACTTTAACGTTGTTGGTGACACCAAGCCTGAGCTAGAAGTTACGTTAAAGTACTTCCAAGGCGAAGCTGTGGTTGAGCTAATCCAACGCGTTAGCCGCCCAAGTCTGCGCATCTATAAGAAGCGCGACGAACTGCCAAAAGTAATGGCAGGTATGGGTGTTGCTATCATTTCCACGTCTAAAGGTGTAATGACCGACCGTGCCGCGCGTAAAGCCGGTATGGGCGGTGAAATCATCTGCTACGTAGCTTAA
- the rplF gene encoding 50S ribosomal protein L6, translating to MSRIAKAPIDIPAGVEVTLNGQEITIKGGKGTLNRTIHAAVEISQNDNVLTFAPRENVANADAQAGTARSLVNNMVVGVTEGFERKLQLVGVGYRAQMKGNSIALSLGFSHPVEHALPEGVSAECPTATEIVLRSADKQQIGQVAANIRAYRKPEPYKGKGVRYFGEQVRSKEAKKK from the coding sequence ATGTCTCGTATTGCTAAGGCACCTATCGACATTCCTGCAGGCGTAGAAGTGACGTTGAATGGTCAGGAAATTACTATCAAAGGTGGCAAAGGTACTTTAAATCGTACTATTCATGCCGCCGTTGAAATCAGCCAGAATGATAACGTGCTGACGTTTGCCCCACGTGAAAACGTAGCAAACGCTGATGCCCAGGCGGGTACTGCCCGTTCCCTGGTCAATAACATGGTTGTCGGTGTTACCGAAGGCTTTGAGCGCAAGCTGCAGCTGGTTGGTGTTGGCTATCGTGCCCAGATGAAAGGCAATTCAATTGCTTTGTCTTTGGGTTTCTCTCACCCGGTTGAGCATGCGCTTCCTGAAGGCGTGTCAGCTGAATGTCCAACTGCCACTGAGATTGTTCTCAGATCAGCTGACAAACAGCAGATCGGTCAGGTCGCTGCCAATATTCGTGCGTACCGCAAGCCAGAGCCTTACAAAGGCAAAGGTGTTCGCTATTTCGGTGAACAGGTACGCAGTAAAGAGGCTAAGAAGAAGTAA
- the rplR gene encoding 50S ribosomal protein L18: protein MLKKAARIRRATKARAKMLELGATRLVVHRTPRHIYAQVIAPGSSAVLASASTVEKALREQVKSTGNSEAAAVVGKAIAERALEKGVTVVAFDRSGFQYHGRVAALATAAREAGLQF from the coding sequence ATGCTCAAAAAAGCAGCTCGTATCCGCCGTGCTACAAAAGCACGTGCAAAGATGCTGGAACTGGGTGCGACACGCCTTGTGGTTCACCGTACTCCGCGTCACATCTATGCCCAGGTTATTGCACCAGGTAGTTCAGCCGTGTTGGCTTCTGCGTCTACCGTAGAAAAAGCACTGCGTGAACAGGTTAAATCAACCGGTAATAGTGAAGCCGCAGCAGTCGTCGGTAAAGCCATCGCTGAACGCGCACTTGAAAAAGGCGTAACAGTTGTCGCATTTGACCGTTCCGGTTTCCAATATCACGGTCGCGTAGCCGCATTAGCTACTGCTGCACGTGAAGCTGGTCTTCAGTTCTAA
- the rpsE gene encoding 30S ribosomal protein S5 has translation MAKIEAQAGDLQEKLIAVNRVSKVVKGGRIFSFTALTVVGDGNGRIGFGYGKAREVPAAIQKAMEQARRNMRTIGLNSGTLFHPVKGRHSGSNVFMMPASDGTGIIAGGAMRAVLEVAGVHNVLAKTYGSTNPNNVVRATIDALAKMKSPEQVAAKRGLRVDEILG, from the coding sequence ATGGCAAAAATCGAAGCTCAAGCCGGCGATCTGCAAGAGAAGCTTATTGCAGTTAACCGTGTTTCAAAAGTTGTAAAAGGTGGTCGTATTTTCTCCTTCACCGCTCTGACGGTAGTAGGCGACGGTAACGGCCGTATCGGATTTGGTTACGGTAAAGCTCGTGAAGTTCCAGCTGCGATTCAAAAAGCAATGGAACAGGCTCGTCGTAACATGCGTACTATTGGCCTGAACAGCGGCACCTTATTCCACCCGGTAAAAGGTCGTCACTCTGGTTCAAACGTATTCATGATGCCTGCTTCTGACGGTACCGGTATTATTGCCGGCGGTGCAATGCGCGCCGTATTAGAAGTTGCTGGTGTTCATAACGTATTGGCTAAAACGTACGGTTCCACCAACCCAAACAACGTAGTTCGCGCTACCATCGACGCACTGGCAAAAATGAAGTCGCCAGAGCAAGTCGCTGCTAAGCGTGGTCTGCGCGTTGACGAAATTCTGGGGTAA
- the rpmD gene encoding 50S ribosomal protein L30, with protein sequence MANKTVKITQTRSSIGRLPKHKATLRGLGLRRIGHTVELEDTACTRGMINQVYYMVKVEE encoded by the coding sequence ATGGCTAACAAGACTGTAAAAATTACACAGACTCGCAGCTCGATCGGCCGTTTGCCTAAGCATAAGGCAACGTTGCGTGGCCTGGGTCTGCGTCGCATTGGTCACACCGTTGAGCTGGAAGATACAGCTTGTACTCGCGGTATGATCAACCAGGTTTACTACATGGTAAAGGTTGAGGAGTAA
- the rplO gene encoding 50S ribosomal protein L15 — protein sequence MRLNTLSPAAGSKPSAKRVGRGIGSGLGKTGGRGHKGQKSRSGGKVRNGFEGGQMPLKQRLPKFGFTSRKGLVTAEIRLSELAKVEGNVVDLNTLKQAGLITKNIQFAKVVLSGSIDREVTVVGLGVTKGARAAIETAGGKIEE from the coding sequence ATGCGTTTGAATACTCTATCTCCAGCTGCTGGTTCCAAGCCAAGCGCTAAGCGCGTTGGTCGTGGTATCGGTTCAGGTCTGGGCAAAACCGGTGGTCGTGGCCACAAAGGTCAGAAATCACGTTCTGGCGGTAAAGTACGTAACGGTTTTGAAGGCGGTCAAATGCCTTTGAAACAGCGTTTGCCGAAGTTTGGTTTTACTTCTCGCAAAGGTTTAGTTACTGCTGAAATCCGTTTGAGCGAACTGGCCAAAGTTGAAGGCAACGTTGTTGACCTGAACACCCTTAAGCAAGCTGGCTTGATTACCAAGAATATCCAGTTCGCCAAAGTTGTTCTGTCTGGCAGCATTGACCGTGAAGTGACTGTGGTTGGTTTGGGCGTCACCAAAGGTGCACGCGCAGCCATTGAGACTGCCGGCGGTAAAATCGAGGAATAA
- the secY gene encoding preprotein translocase subunit SecY encodes MAKKPGLESKSAQGGLGELKSRLLFVLIAIVVFRAGSYVPIPGIDAAVLAELFKQQQGTIIEMFNMFSGGALERASILALGIMPYISASIIIQLLSVVHPALAELKKEGESGRRKISQYTRYGTLVLGTIQAIGIATGLPNMMPGLVVNAGLAFYFTAVVSLVTGTMFLMWLGEQVTERGIGNGISLIIFVGIVAGLPSAIGATAEQARQGELHVLLLLLLAVIVFAVTFFVVFVERGQRRIVVNYAKRQQGRQVFAAQSTHLPLKVNMAGVIPAIFASSIILFPGTVASWFGQGEGWFANALQEVSLALQPGQPLYVMLYAAAIIFFCFFYTALVFNPRETADNLKKSGAFIPGIRPGEQTARYIDKIMTRLTLVGALYITFICLVPQFLMSAWNVQFYFGGTSLLIIVVVIMDFMAQVQTHMMSHQYGDVMKKANLKGYNR; translated from the coding sequence ATGGCCAAGAAACCAGGATTAGAATCTAAAAGCGCACAAGGTGGGCTGGGTGAACTGAAAAGTCGTTTGCTTTTCGTTCTTATCGCGATTGTTGTCTTTCGCGCCGGCTCCTATGTGCCTATTCCTGGAATTGACGCCGCCGTACTAGCCGAGTTGTTTAAACAGCAACAGGGCACCATCATCGAAATGTTTAACATGTTCAGTGGTGGTGCTCTGGAGCGAGCATCCATATTGGCGCTGGGGATAATGCCGTATATTTCTGCGTCTATTATTATCCAGTTACTGTCTGTGGTTCACCCCGCTTTAGCTGAGCTAAAGAAAGAAGGTGAATCTGGCCGTCGAAAGATCAGTCAGTACACCCGATATGGCACGCTCGTGCTCGGCACCATCCAAGCCATCGGTATCGCTACCGGCTTACCAAATATGATGCCAGGTCTTGTGGTTAACGCAGGACTTGCTTTTTATTTTACAGCAGTAGTGAGCTTAGTCACCGGCACCATGTTTTTAATGTGGTTAGGTGAGCAAGTGACCGAACGAGGCATTGGCAATGGTATCTCGTTGATAATCTTCGTGGGTATTGTTGCTGGTCTGCCATCGGCTATTGGTGCCACGGCAGAGCAGGCGCGTCAGGGGGAATTGCACGTCTTGTTGCTGTTGCTACTGGCCGTTATTGTGTTTGCAGTGACCTTTTTTGTGGTATTTGTTGAACGTGGCCAGCGCCGCATTGTGGTGAACTACGCCAAGCGTCAACAAGGCCGTCAGGTTTTTGCAGCACAAAGTACACACCTGCCCTTGAAAGTGAATATGGCGGGGGTTATTCCGGCGATTTTCGCATCCAGTATTATTCTTTTCCCAGGTACCGTAGCCTCATGGTTCGGCCAAGGAGAAGGGTGGTTTGCCAATGCGTTGCAAGAGGTCTCTCTTGCGCTGCAACCAGGCCAGCCGCTGTACGTGATGCTGTATGCAGCTGCTATTATCTTCTTCTGTTTCTTCTATACCGCCTTAGTGTTTAATCCACGCGAGACGGCAGATAACTTGAAGAAGAGCGGTGCGTTCATTCCAGGCATACGTCCGGGTGAACAAACAGCGCGCTATATCGATAAGATAATGACTCGCCTCACTTTAGTGGGTGCGCTCTACATTACCTTTATTTGTTTAGTGCCACAGTTTCTGATGTCAGCTTGGAACGTCCAATTTTACTTTGGCGGTACTTCGCTGTTAATTATTGTGGTCGTCATCATGGACTTCATGGCTCAGGTACAAACCCACATGATGTCTCATCAGTATGGCGATGTGATGAAAAAAGCGAATCTGAAAGGTTACAACCGCTAA
- the rpmJ gene encoding 50S ribosomal protein L36: MKVRASVKAICRNCKIVKRHGVVRVLCTEPRHKQRQG; this comes from the coding sequence ATGAAAGTTCGCGCTTCCGTTAAGGCAATTTGCCGTAACTGCAAGATCGTTAAACGCCACGGCGTAGTACGTGTTCTTTGCACCGAGCCAAGACATAAACAACGTCAAGGTTAA
- the rpsM gene encoding 30S ribosomal protein S13, translating into MARIAGINIPDHKHAVIALTAIYGIGRTRSQAICAAAGIAENVKIKELDEAQVETLREQVAKFIVEGDLRREISMNIKRLMDLGCYRGLRHRRSLPLRGQRTKTNARTRKGPRKPIKR; encoded by the coding sequence GTGGCCCGTATCGCTGGCATTAACATTCCTGACCATAAACATGCAGTTATTGCGTTAACTGCGATTTATGGCATAGGCCGTACCCGCTCACAAGCCATTTGTGCTGCAGCCGGTATCGCTGAGAATGTGAAGATTAAAGAATTGGATGAAGCTCAGGTAGAAACTCTGCGTGAGCAAGTGGCAAAGTTCATCGTTGAAGGTGATTTGCGTCGCGAAATCTCCATGAACATTAAGCGTCTGATGGACCTGGGTTGTTACCGAGGTTTGCGTCATCGCCGCAGCCTACCCCTTCGTGGTCAGCGCACTAAGACTAATGCGCGTACGCGCAAAGGTCCTCGTAAACCGATCAAGAGATAA
- the rpsK gene encoding 30S ribosomal protein S11 → MAKTPARSTRKRVKKQVSDGIAHVHASFNNTIVTITDRQGNALSWATAGGSGFRGSRKSTPFAAQVAAERAGEVAKEYGVKNLEVMVNGPGPGRESSIRALNAAGFRITNITDVTPIPHNGCRPPKKRRV, encoded by the coding sequence ATGGCTAAAACTCCAGCTCGTAGCACGCGTAAGCGCGTGAAAAAGCAGGTGAGCGATGGGATCGCCCACGTTCATGCATCTTTCAACAACACCATAGTAACTATTACTGATCGTCAGGGTAATGCTCTTTCTTGGGCAACTGCTGGTGGTTCAGGTTTCCGTGGTTCGCGTAAGTCCACCCCGTTCGCCGCTCAGGTAGCTGCAGAACGTGCCGGTGAAGTTGCGAAAGAATACGGTGTTAAAAACCTAGAAGTAATGGTGAATGGTCCGGGTCCGGGCCGCGAGTCATCTATTCGTGCATTGAATGCTGCGGGTTTCCGCATCACCAATATCACTGATGTGACTCCGATTCCGCACAACGGTTGTCGTCCTCCGAAGAAGCGTCGCGTATAA
- the rpsD gene encoding 30S ribosomal protein S4, whose amino-acid sequence MARYLGPKLKLSRREGTDLFLKSGVRAIDSKCKIDTSPGQHGARKARLSDYGVQLREKQKVRRMYGVLEKQFRNYYKEAARLKGNTGANLLQLLEGRLDNVVYRIGFGSTRAESRQLISHKAILVNGKVVNIPSFQVSPEDVISIREKAKKQARIKAALEVSGQREKPTWVEVDVTNMQGVYKRLPERSDLSAEINEQLIVELYSK is encoded by the coding sequence ATGGCAAGATATTTGGGTCCCAAACTCAAACTGAGTCGTCGTGAAGGCACTGACTTATTTTTAAAGTCAGGTGTTCGCGCAATCGATTCAAAATGTAAAATAGATACTTCCCCTGGTCAACACGGTGCTCGTAAAGCCCGTTTGTCTGACTATGGTGTACAGCTGCGTGAAAAGCAGAAAGTTCGTCGTATGTATGGCGTTCTGGAAAAGCAATTCCGTAACTATTATAAAGAAGCTGCTCGCTTGAAAGGCAATACCGGTGCAAACCTGTTGCAGCTGCTGGAAGGACGTTTAGACAACGTTGTTTACCGTATTGGTTTTGGCTCTACACGTGCCGAATCACGCCAATTGATCAGCCACAAGGCGATCTTGGTGAACGGTAAGGTTGTTAACATTCCTTCGTTCCAAGTTTCTCCCGAGGATGTTATCAGCATTCGCGAGAAGGCGAAGAAACAAGCCCGGATCAAAGCCGCTCTTGAGGTTTCCGGTCAACGCGAAAAGCCGACTTGGGTAGAAGTTGACGTTACTAACATGCAAGGCGTATACAAGCGTCTGCCTGAGCGTAGCGACCTATCTGCCGAAATCAACGAACAGCTGATCGTCGAGCTTTACTCTAAGTAA
- a CDS encoding DNA-directed RNA polymerase subunit alpha, with amino-acid sequence MQGSVTDFLKPRLVDIEQISSTHAKVTLEPLERGFGHTLGNTLRRILLSSMPGCAITEVEVDGVLHEYSSKEGIQEDVLEILLNLKEVAVKLEGKDEVTLSLTKTGAGPVTAGDITHGDDVEIVNPEHVICHLTGNDAEISMRLRVQRGRGYVPASARAHTEDDERPIGRLLLDAAYSPVVRIAYNVEAARVEQRTDLDKLVIDMETNGTLDPEEAIRRAATIMAEQLEAFVDLRDVSEPEEKEDKPEFDPILLRPVDDLELTVRSANCLKAEAIHYIGDLVQRTEVELLKTPNLGKKSLTEIKDVLASRGLSLGMRLENWPPASIADE; translated from the coding sequence ATGCAGGGTTCTGTAACAGATTTTCTTAAGCCGCGTCTGGTTGATATCGAACAGATCAGCTCGACTCATGCCAAAGTGACTCTCGAGCCGCTGGAGCGAGGCTTTGGTCATACATTGGGTAATACGCTACGTCGTATTCTGCTTTCTTCCATGCCGGGTTGTGCGATTACCGAAGTCGAAGTCGACGGTGTACTGCACGAGTACAGCAGCAAGGAAGGTATTCAGGAAGATGTCCTGGAAATCTTACTTAATTTAAAAGAAGTTGCTGTCAAGCTGGAAGGCAAGGACGAAGTCACCCTGTCTCTGACCAAAACTGGTGCAGGTCCCGTAACAGCAGGCGACATCACTCATGGTGATGACGTTGAGATTGTTAACCCAGAGCACGTTATCTGTCACTTGACAGGCAATGACGCCGAGATCAGCATGCGTTTAAGAGTGCAACGTGGACGAGGCTATGTACCTGCTTCTGCTCGTGCGCACACCGAAGACGATGAGCGCCCAATTGGTCGTTTATTGCTAGATGCGGCTTATAGCCCAGTGGTTCGTATCGCCTATAACGTTGAGGCGGCCCGTGTTGAGCAGCGTACCGATTTAGATAAGCTGGTTATCGACATGGAAACTAACGGCACACTTGATCCTGAAGAAGCTATCCGTCGTGCAGCCACTATTATGGCTGAACAACTGGAAGCCTTCGTTGATTTACGTGACGTAAGTGAACCAGAAGAGAAAGAAGACAAGCCTGAGTTTGATCCTATCCTGCTGCGTCCTGTCGACGATCTAGAGCTGACAGTTCGCTCGGCGAACTGTCTCAAGGCTGAAGCGATCCACTACATTGGTGATCTGGTACAGCGCACCGAGGTTGAGTTGTTAAAAACTCCTAACCTAGGTAAGAAATCTCTCACTGAGATTAAAGACGTGTTAGCATCACGTGGCTTATCACTGGGCATGCGCTTAGAAAATTGGCCGCCAGCTAGCATAGCTGACGAATAA
- the rplQ gene encoding 50S ribosomal protein L17, with protein MRHRKSGRQLNRNSSHRQAMFRNMASSLVRHAVIKTTLPKAKELRRVVEPLITLAKVDTVANRRLAFARTRDSEVVGILFNDLGPRYQERPGGYTRILKCGFRAGDNAPMAYIELVGRDINASEAASEE; from the coding sequence ATGCGCCATCGTAAGAGTGGTCGTCAACTTAACCGGAACAGCAGCCACCGTCAGGCAATGTTCCGCAACATGGCTAGCTCCTTGGTTCGTCATGCAGTTATTAAAACGACACTGCCCAAGGCAAAAGAGCTACGTCGTGTTGTTGAGCCTTTGATCACATTGGCTAAAGTCGACACAGTAGCTAACCGTCGTTTGGCATTTGCCCGTACTCGCGACAGCGAAGTAGTAGGTATTTTGTTCAACGATTTAGGACCTCGCTATCAAGAGCGTCCGGGTGGTTACACCCGTATTCTTAAGTGTGGTTTCCGTGCAGGCGATAATGCACCTATGGCTTATATTGAGCTAGTAGGTCGTGATATCAACGCATCAGAAGCAGCTTCTGAAGAATAA